DNA sequence from the Procambarus clarkii isolate CNS0578487 chromosome 9, FALCON_Pclarkii_2.0, whole genome shotgun sequence genome:
AAGAGTATAGAAGGAGAAGATATACGCACGGCGTAGATAATACCCTGGAATACCGACATGATAGTAAAGGACAGATTTCGGCAAATAAATGGCAGAATATATCAGAAAACCCGTACAGTGTTTAGGTAGTGAGGAAGAATACCGATCTGTATATACCGACAGTAAAAGCTGACTTAACATATTTATCAAATGTTTTGCTAAAAGTAGACACGTCCAGTCGTTATCAATTTAATAACCGGGTTAACAATCTTCAGCTCAACACCCTCAAATATTGCTAGTTTAGTAAACACTGTAAGGATAGGCattaacgcacacacacacactgatttaGGTAAATGTTtacatgtaaacacacacacatacacatacacatacacgtacacataggggtctcgtagcctggtggatagcgcgcaggactcgtaattctgtggcgcgggttcgattcccgcacgaggcagaaacaaatgggcaaagtttctttcaccctaagtgcccctgttacctagcagtaaataggtacctgggagttagtcagctgtcacgggctgcttcctggggtgtgtgtgtgtggtgtggaaaaaaaaagtagttagtaaacagttgattgacagttgagaggcggaccgaaagagcaaagttcaacccccgcaaaaacacaactagtaaacacatacacacacgcacacacacactttagtgAGAACACATATTTACACACATCTAATGAAATAATATATCATGCACTTTTACTCTTTTCTGGCATTCATATTTCATGCCATTTAATAAATTTAAAGTTACttgctgggggagagagagagagagagagagagagagagagagagagagagagagagagagagagagagagagagagagagagagagaaatatgtgATTGTGAATTTCTTTCATCATAAATCAGGATTTCTTGCAACAAAGTGCTTCAGCTGCACTCATAAATCGATTTGTTAGTGTTGGTAATGTTGATTCACTGCACGCCGGTGGTCACTGAACCTGCTACTAAGTACGGAAGCAGCCAATTTATACTGAACAATTTTGAACACAAAAAACGGCAGAAAATTCCTTtgtgtgatgctagtggtggtggtgctctagatGGTGGTAGGTAGAGTTGTTGTCGAGTTGTTAGTGGggcgttgtagtggtggttgtaatgaTGGAAGCATGAGAGGCAATTACGGCGATAACTTGTGTTAATTGTGGTTGCTACGAGAGGGatgacaggtggttgtggtggtgttggactgCATGTAATGCAAACCATACATCAACCAGAAAGTTATACTTATCATTATAGAACAGTCTAAGACCACCAGACACCGACACACACATTCTAACATTATTATGAACCGTCACTCATGCCCTCCACATACCTCATAACCCGTCATATATTCCTATAAAACCATCATGGGACGTCACAcacatcaacccgttctcgcaaattcgtaaagtcaatattgacttattaactacgtgcataggtgatatactaaacataatagatacccttaaaaagattcatagaaaacaccaaccttacctaaccttgttagtatcttaagataagcatcttattgcttcgtaattacaattattacttaacctatacctattataggttaggtaataattgtaattacgaagcaataagatgcttatcttaacatactaagtaggttaggtaaggtcggtgttttctatgattctttttaagggtatctattatgttaagtatgtcacctatgcacatatttaataagtcaatattgacttattaaatttgcgagaacgggttgcacacattCACCCTTACATATTTAATTGTCCCTCATACAGTCCCAGGAAGCCATTACAGTCCGTCACATGCTTACTCACTGCCACAAGTCCCGTCACACATTCTCATATACATGGAGACCAGTCGATTACAAATTATAACGTCACAATGGCACATTCATCCAGCCAGCCAGCTTGACGTAACACAACGGTAAACAGAGATGGAGTCAGCCGGATAATCATCCTTCCGTCACACTGCAGCAGCTAGATGGAGCAGGCAAGGCCATCAGGACTCCATCATCAGGAAACGGACTCTCTTGTGACGCCGACAGAGATGTTGATAGTGTTTTGATGGCTGAGAGACGACCAAACTTTCTCTattatattcatactgctttttttcCTTATTTTTCTTGGCTTAGCTTTTCGTTCGACTTATGGCTTTCatcaatgtctgtctgtctgttaacCTAACCCTCTGCTATGTCTGTTAACTTGCAGAATTCCTGTTTTTTCGTGTACGTGTTATCTTTTCTGAGACTTAAGATAGCCTGATCTTTTCATTGTATATATCCGTCTCCTGAATGGGATAGACACACCTTCAGGATGGCTCACGTCTCGGCGTATCCAAGGCTATAGACACATCAGTTCAATAGAGCTTTCAACTCTGGCAAAAATGTTTGCTGTCTTCTGTTATATTCAAGACAAGTGTTCTCGGGGTTCCACCTCGTGGTATAGCTTCTAAGACCAAACAAAAGTCAAGAGTTAACGCACAAGAATGTCTCAGTCAGAAGCTGTTCCATTCTTAAGAACATGACTTCGACAGTAATAGTTCACTCCTCGACTGACACAATTGGAGCATGTTCACTCTAGTAGGAAATATTTGAGAAATAAAGttaactgatcacatgaaggctcagACACTCCTATACATCTTCAGCTTATTAATGTACCCATTTGAATGAAGCATAACTTTAAATTATCATCCAAGAAATCATTACAAGCAGAATAGATTAATGTTAATAGCCAGGCCTCAAAATAAGCCGATATGGGATGACAATTCCTAAATTGCAATATTCATTTTACGAGATAAAACACAGTCATGTTGAATTCTAGTCATAGTTAATTGTTTTAATATTGCGAACTGAAAGAAGTACCCGGCAGTGGCCGGGATAGTCTGTTTCTATCCCTCAATCACCTATTCCATCTGCCCCACCCCACTTTCCCACTCCCCTCCCCTCTATCCCCAATCTTCCCACCTTCCCACTCGCCCCACATCTCCCCTTCTAATCCCTCACCAACATCTCCCTACCCCTTCCATCTCTTCCCCCCCTAACTTCCCCATCCTGCTTCCAGCCTCGAACAAACAGATATTTTAATTGAATACCGATTTCACTTTCCTTTCAAGAAGTCTAGGGACTCGGCCATCCATTTTCACTGATTTTTGGTGGGGGACTGGGTCATTGGGATTTACCCCCTCTGAAAAGACCAATATGCTTGActctgaccagcctatgtccgtatcCTACCTAAGACGGTTGCCCTTGCAAAGTTAGGCGAGGCTAGCcctaagcgtctggcctccaacgacAGACAGATAGGCGTACAGTCTCTTATATAAATAGACGAGTGTGAGTGAAAGAGGCAGAGACCAAAGCTATTAAATActttcgaaatctctacttcaaaCTTTTTTCATTGCCACTATCCACATCGCGGCTGAGAACCTCCTCGCGGATATAGTTGACTAAATCCCCTCTATTCAATTACGCGAAACGGTATCAGAGTGTCGGGCGACGCATGAAATTCCATGTAACACTTCTGGCCTCATACTGAAAGGGTATTGCAACGTTTTATATGttgtttttcatttgtttttattAACGTGAAAGTGAAAACTATGCACCGTATGGTGTCTGGTGACGTATATTCCACCGTATATTGGTTTACCCTGTTTTCCCTCGCTTTAGGGAGTCAGTCATGATCAAAGGTATATATTATAGGAAAAAAATTAATAAAGAACATACCTTTCATACCGTTGGAGGCTCATCAGCTCCGAGAAAGATGGTGCAGCTTCATCGATTTCGCAACCTAGCAgacaccagcagcaccgccagtgTAATCAGCAGCAGAAATTGCAGTAAaataagcagcagcagcagcaccaccatcacgagAACCCCGTTACCACCAGAACCAACAGCAACACTACAATCAACCTCAGAAACACCTACCCGGTCAAAACTACATGGAACAGGGCCAACACCACTTTCAGAATCAGCAGCtgaaccatcaacaccaccagatACAGCACCTGAACCATCCACACCAACAGATACAGCACCTGAACCATCCACACCAACAGATACAGCACCtgaaccatcaacaccaccagatACAGCAcctcaaccatcaacaccaacagatACAGCAcctcaaccatcaacaccaacagatACAGCACCTCAACCATCCACACCAACAGATACAGCACCtgaaccatcaacaccaccagatACAGCACCtgaaccatcaacaccaccagatACAGCACctcaaccatcaacaccaccagatACAGCAcctcaaccatcaacaccaacagatACAGCACCTGAACCATCCACACCAACAGATACAGCACCtgaaccatcaacaccaccagatACAGCACCtgaaccatccacaccaccagataCAGCACCtgaaccatccacaccaccagataCAGCACctcaaccatcaacaccaccagatcCAGCAGCCGAACcatccacacaaccaccaccatcatcatcacctgtTCGAATTCCCAATCCTTCTCTGACACGGCTCTGCCATAAACACCTTCACTATCACCTCGTCCAACGAGCACCGGAACGGCACCGTCCCGAAAACATTTGATCGTCAATGGTTGTTGAGGCGCCGGGAAGGTCGCTGGTGACGCGGGGTGCACAGTGATGAGGGCTCTCAAGCGGTGTTGTCTTGCTCAGAACAGACTTCTACAGTTACGAGAGACTAGACAACATGCGTATTGGAACACGGCATGTGTGCCTACATTCGATGCTTCATTGAGCTTgagcgagagacagacagacagagacattgGAAAGACAAAACAGAAGTATAGgtctatatgcaggcgatgagtcacaataacgtggctaaagtatgttgaccagaccacacactagaaggtgaggggacgacgacgttccggtccgtcctggaccattctcaagtcgaaacgtcgtcgtcccttcaccttctagtgtgtggtctggacaaCAAGTATAGGTCTAATATTTGGTTTATGTTCTAGGGAAGTAGACATCTACTGACACTAGTGAGTAAGAAGTCACTATAGTGCCAGTAGTATTTCAAGTCTGGCGTTCACCGGAAAACTAGTTCAACTAAACCTGGTCCAGCTATTTTCAAACTGATTAGTGACGAACTTTTGAGTGGACAGAAATCAGGATGACATGTAGTGGGATTGCAGTTTGTTTCAGGAAATGATTGAAGAAGATtatgccacccaaaaggtggcacgggcatgaatagcccgtaaatggtggcccttttgagccaataTCAAGTATCAAGAACCGATACTGTAAatctggaggtgcgactgcaccctgcgtgacgggagatgtctcccatgttcagtaaatgtgtaagCGCCTAGCTTATAGATGCTGTCATCCCCAATTACCAGCAAGTTGGGCTCTTCAAACTATGCACAAGCCCTAATTACTCCTTAATGGTGTGCGTAATCTAAGAACTTCACAGAGTGCACACACAACTTCCTGACGAACAACCCATATTCTCTATTGCAATATAATTATGTTATAATTGTGAGAGGGCTTGCCCATCACTCTCATGCAAAGGGACTGCAATGAGCTCTTAATAGTCAACCTGTAACACTAACTTTCCCAACTCACGTCTAAAAATCTTTTCAAGCAATCTAAGTTATAACTGACCAACGTGTTGCTATACTTTATTGTAGGCCTCTGGGATTTGTTGGCTCAACAGACCGCTATGCTAACGTCACTACATTGGTTATCCCGAAAAAAGCGGGTTGAATTTATTCCCACAACTTGGATATGAAACAAAAACTAACCAACCAGTCCTGTGCTAAGAACTTTAGCAATTCAATGTCATTTCTTGCTTCAGGGTATCGTGAAAAGCCAAAGGCCAATACAACGCACATTCTTTACCGGCAGAGCTTTTGAATGTAAGAAAACATTTGGCCTGAAAAGCGCATAAATGGAATGAACTACTGAAAGTAGGTAGGGCCAACACCCTCTGAATTGTACCATACATGGACAGACAGAGTCCCGAGAGCTAAAGTTCAGGTATTTGGCACACGTAGGCGAGCGCACGCGCACACTGATGATCAATATGGTCAAATAAACACGTCAGAACACCAGTCGATTAATAGTTTCGATTAGAGTTTCCCAGAGGTGAAGCCGGTGCCTATTAACTCATGGCGAGTGCATTATGTGTAACACTCGCCTGCGAGCACTCACAAACTCAAGATTTCTTAATAAAGTACACAACATAACTGCAAGATAAATCAATAGTATAAACACAGGTGTGCGAGAATTGCCTTAGTCAAAGCATAACAAGGTCGCGAAATTCGAGAGTACACAATTCAGTATTCCACTTCCGTAGCATTATAATTGTTCTTTACGGTGACGAACGATCACAAAAATACACTCAAAACAGTAACGCAGACAGGAACAGAcgaactgcacacacacacacacacacacacacacacacacatgcagattACCAAGAGAAGAATGGTAAACCGTCAGGAAAACGCGAATTTCGTTTAAGTTTCAGAGCGGCGACAAGGAGGAGTCCTGATGACAACAATGTTTCCCGGGAGAGACGAGCATCGGTTCGGGTTCGTGTGGTCGGGGAACAGGATGCTCTCAACAAATATGTGTTGCAAGGAAACATGCTCCAACTCCCTGCTTTACACTGGAATCTATCCCAAGACCATTTGGCTGGGAACCGACTGCGCAG
Encoded proteins:
- the LOC123766294 gene encoding uncharacterized protein, which produces MVQLHRFRNLADTSSTASVISSRNCSKISSSSSTTITRTPLPPEPTATLQSTSETPTRSKLHGTGPTPLSESAAEPSTPPDTAPEPSTPTDTAPEPSTPTDTAPEPSTPPDTAPQPSTPTDTAPQPSTPTDTAPQPSTPTDTAPEPSTPPDTAPEPSTPPDTAPQPSTPPDTAPQPSTPTDTAPEPSTPTDTAPEPSTPPDTAPEPSTPPDTAPEPSTPPDTAPQPSTPPDPAAEPSTQPPPSSSPVRIPNPSLTRLCHKHLHYHLVQRAPERHRPENI